In the genome of Caulobacter flavus, the window TTGAGATGGTGGAGGCGCTGGGTGCGGCTCTCGCTAAGATTGCCCTCGACGAACCGGTGTAGCGTCGGTATCTAGAGCTTGACTGTTTCGGGGGTGAAACAGTCGGGGGCATATCTGGGGGCTCATCCGTGTCCGTTTTTCGTAGCGTCGCCATCACGGCGTGCCTGTTTCTGGCCGCCTGCACCACCACCAACACCCGTCTGGCCGACAAGGCGCCGACCAAGCCGGCGGCGGGCGCCAAGATCCTGATCGTCCAGCCGGACATCGAGCTGAGCCTGCTGACGGTCACCGGCCTGCAGGAAGCGCGCGCCGACTGGTCCAGCCAGGCCCGCGCCAACATCAAGCGCGAACTGGAAGAGGCCGCGACCGCCAAGTCGCACGTCTTCCGCTCGCTGGATCCGGCCAGCGTCGAGGACCAGCGCGCCCTGCAGCTGCTGCGCCTGCACGAAGCCGTCGGCGACTCGATCCGCGGCTTCAACTACGGCCTCTACAAACTGCCGACCAAGAAGAGCTTCGACTGGACGCTCGGCGCCGGCACGCAGAGCTTGGCCCAGACCTATGACGCCGACTACGCCCTGTTCACCACGGGTCGTGGTTCCTATTCCAGCGGCGGGCGTAAGGCCGCCATGGTCGGCGCGGCCCTGCTCGGCGTGGGCCTGCCGATGGCCCAGCAATACGCCTTCACCTCGCTGATCGACCTGAAGACCGGCAAGGTGGTGTGGTTCAACGTCGCCATGGCCGGCACCGACTCCGACATGCGCTCGCCCGAGGGCGCGGAGACCTTCGCCAAGGCCCTGCTGAAGGACGCGCCGCTCTGATGCCCCGCGTCCTTCGCCCGCGGGCGAAGGGCCTGGCCCTGCTGGCCGCCGCCGTCCTGGCGGCGGCGCCGGCGGGCGCCCAACCCCGCGCCCCGCACCTGCGCCCGGCCGAGACCTCCGACGAGGGCGGCATCTGGGCGCTGTCGGAGAAGGCCGAACTCGCGGCCCGCCAGTCGGCCGAGCGCAACCGCGATCCGGCCCTCAACGCCTATGTCGCCGGGATCATCGCCAAGCTGGCGCCCGAGTACCAGGGCGACATCCGCGTCTATGTGATGGACCGGCCGTTCTTCAACGCCCAGATGGCCGCCAACGGCTACGGCGAGGTCTGGTCCAGCGTCCTGTTGCGGGCGCAGAGCGAGGACGAGCTGGCCTATGTGCTGGGCCACGAGATCGGTCACTTCTCGGAGAACCACTCGATCGAGTCCTACCGCTCGCTGAAGGCGAGGCTGGGCGCGACCATGGTGCTGCAGGCCGTGGTGACCGTCGCCGCCGCCGGCGCGGCCGTCAACGCGGGCTCGGCCCAGGGGGCCACCGACATCATGCGCGCGGCCAGCGCCGTCAGCGACCTGATCTATCTGGGACAGCTGGCGGCCTATTTCGGCTATTCGCGCGAGAACGAGAGCGAAGCCGACGCCCTGGGCTTCAAGCGGGCGGTCGCGGCGGGCTACGACCCCGCCGCCGGCGCCGCCATCTGGCGCTCGCTGATGGCCGAGACCGAGGCCTCCAGCTTCAAGCGCGTGCGCGAGCAGCAGGCCCGGCCCAACGTCTTCAACACCCATCCGCTCAGCGTCGAGCGGGTGAAGGCCCTCGACGACATGGCCGCCAAGAGCCCGGTCAAGGCCTCGACATCCGATCGCAAGGCCTATCGGGCGATGATCCGCCCGCATCTGGCCGTCTGGCTGAAGGACGACCTGCGCCGGCGCGACTATGGCCAGAGCCTGGTCCTGATCGACCGGCTGTCGACCCAGGGCGAGGACCTCGGGGTCCTGACCTTCTACCGCGCCGAGGCCTATCGTCAGCGGCGCGGCGAGGGCGACCTCGAGCTGGCCCGCAAGGCCTATGCCGAGGCCGGCGCCCATGCCGACGCGCCGATCGCCGCCTGGCGCTGCCTGGGCGACCTGTCGCTGCAGGCCGGCGACCGCGCGGCCGCCAAGACCGCCTACGAAACCTATCTCGCCCGTGCGCCCCAGGCGCAGGACCGCTGGCTGGTCGAGGCCAGCCTCAAGAAACTCTCCGAAGGAAGCGCGACATGATCCGCACGAACACCCTGCGCCTGCTGACGGCCTCCGCCCTGGTCATGAGCCTGTCGGCCTGCGTCAGCGTCACCTCGGCCCCGGCCGGCCCCTACAAGGTGGGCGCGGCCACGGTCACCCTCGGCCACGAATGGTCGGACGTCAGCGCCATCATGTACGCCCGCCCGGCCAAGGTGCGCCTGCTGTCGATGGACGGTCCGCTGCTGAACCGCCTCTATGTGACCGACGGCCTCGCGCCGGGCGAGTTCATGGTCAAGCCGATGGCCAAGGAGCGTCCGACCCCGACCTATCGCGCTGGCATGGCCCCGACCGAGCTGGTCGAGTTCGTCACCGACAGCGTCGCGGCCCTCGAATACCAGCGGGTCGAGACCGACAACCTGCGTCCGGCCAAGGTCGGCTCGGCCGACGGCCTGCGGTTCGACCTGAAGGCCAAGACCAAGGAAGGCCTCGACATCTCCGGCGCGGCCCAGGTGGCCGAGGTCGGCGGCAAGCTCTACGTCGTGCTCTACATCGCTCCGAGCGAGCACTACTTCGCCGCCGAATTGCCGGAAGTGGAGACGGTGCTGGGCTCGGTGAAGGTGGGGTAGGGCCAATCTTGCCAGTGGTATCCACTAGAAACGTACACTCGCCCTGTGGTGGTGCGGTTGAGGTTCCATGAACTGGCAAGTTATTGGAGGATTTGTCGGGCTAGCGGGTCTTGTACTTGGCATTTGGAATCGATTGGAGCAATGGCGTGAAGTAAAGCGGCGATCCTCCGAGAATTTGCCGATTTTTACCGCAACTCTGGACCGGGTGGGTCCCGATTGGCTGACCATAAGTCTTTCGATCGTCAATCCAGGAAATCTCAATTTCGCTATGACGCGGGTGCGAGTCCTTTCTCCACGTAAATGTTGGGTTGCGCCTCGTGTTGAGGTCGTGGGCAACGATCCGCCACTTAGATCAATGAAGGTAGAGTGGTCTGTATATGCCCAGCCGACCCCCACAGGGCATCGAGCAGCTTCTGCCACCACGTTTCGTTGCCGGGCTCCTGAAGGACGAAGGCCGAAAATCGTCATTGAAGGATATATAGTAAAGTCAGGGCGTCCCCGTTTTCGTGAGCCGGTACATGTCTCATTGCCGGGCGAGAAAGCGGAAGTTCACAGACCTCGTTAGCTAGCGGGTCTCACCCCTCGAAATACCGCTCGACCTGCTCGGCCCAGCCGTAGGACGTCTTCGACAGCTGGTCGCGGTCGTAGGCGGGGCTGTCCTTGAACCGGTCCTTCGACAGGTCGGTGGCGTAGGCCTCGGCCTTGTCGTCGAAGGTCAGGATGCGCCAGGGCAGGGGGTGGTACTTGCCGCCGGTGAACAGGCCGGCAGGCTCGACGGCGACGTAGCGGCCGACGCCGGCGTCGCGGTCGACGAAGACCTCGCGGATCACGCCCAGCTTGTGGCCCTTGGGGTCGGTGACCGCGACCCCGATCAGGTCGCCGCTCTTCACCAGCCGATCGTCCAGCGACATGGCGTCTCTCCTCGCGAATGCTCCCTCGGCAACGCTCGTCGCGCCCGGGGAGTTGCCGCCAAAGGCGTTGCCAAGCCCGGCAAAGCCCGCGATGGATCGGGCATGAGCACGCCGCCTCCCTCGCCCGAAGCCCTTCCCGCCGATCGCCCCATCGTTCTCGTGGCCGCCGCCGCCCTGATCGACGTCGACGGGCGGGTGCTGATCTGCCAGCGGCCCGAGGGCAAGTCGCAGGCCGGCCTGTGGGAGTTTCCGGGCGGCAAGGTCGAGAAGGGCGAGACGCCCGAACAGTGCCTGATCCGCGAACTGCACGAGGAGCTGGGCATCACCGTCGCCCAGGCCTGCCTGGCCCCCTTCGTCTTCGCCTCGCACACCTACGAGACGTTCCACCTGCTGATGCCGCTCTATCTGCTGCGGCGTTGGGAAGGGCAGGTGACGGCCAAGGAGCACAAGGCCATGGCCTGGGTGAAGCCCGACAAGTTGTCGGACTACGACATGCCGCCTGCCGACCTTCCACTGGTCGCCTGGCTAAGGGATGTGCTTTAACTCAGACAAATTGCGCGCAGGCGCGAAGCGTTTGAGGAAACGACCGTGACGAATTTCGACCCCCAGCCTTCGCGACGCATCCTGCTGGCCGGCGCGGGAGCCGTGGGTCTGGGCGGCCTGGCCGGCGAGGCCCTGGCCGCCGCGCCAGCCGCGCCGCTGCTCAATCCGGTCGTGCGCCAGCGGGCCGACGCGCAGGTCTTCAGGCATTCGGACGGTTACTACTACCTGACCGGCTCGGTGCCCGAATACGACCGGCTGATCGTGCGCCGCTCGCGCACCCTGGCGGGGCTTGCCTCGGCCGAAGAGGCCGTGATCTGGCGGCGGCCGGCCGAAGGCAAGCTGGGCGGCTATATCTGGGCGCCCGAACTGCACTGGATCGACGGCGCCTGGCACATGTACTTCGCCGCCGGCGACAAGGGCCAGCCGTTCCGCATCCGCACCTACGTGCTGCGCTGCGACGGCAGGAACGCCCTTACCGGGACCTGGAGCCTGCTGGGCGAGGTGCAGACCCCGTGGGACAGCTTCAACCTCGACTCCACGATCTTCCACCACAAGGGCGTGCGCTATTTCTGCTGGGCGCAGAAGGAGCCGGGGATCGAGACCAACAGCAACCTCTACCTCGCCCCCTTGGCCACGCCCCTGACCCTGGGCCGGCCGCCGGTTCGCCTGACCGTGCCGACGCTCGACTGGGAGGTGCGCGGCTTCAAGGTGGCCGAGGCGCCGGCGGTGCTGATCCGCAACGGCCGCGTGTTCATCGCCTATTCGGCCAGCGCCACCGACGACCGTTACTGCCTGGGCCTGCTGACCGCCGACGCGGACGCCGACCTGATGAGCGAGGCGTCGTGGACCAAGTCGCCCCAGCCCGTGTTCGTCTCGTCCGAGGAGACCGGCGTCTGGGGACCGGGCCACAACTCGTTCACCGTCGACGAGCAGGGTCGCGACGTCCTGGTCTTCCACGGCCGCGATTACAAGGCGATCAAGGGCAACCCGCTGTTCGATCCCAACCGCCACACGCGGGTGCAGCGCCTCTACTACAAGGCCGACGGGACGCTCGATTTCGGCGTGCCGGCCGGGGCGGGGGAAATCCCCGACCGGTTCTCGCCACTCGACCGGTCGGGCGCGTTCCTGCGCGTCGAGGGCGAGGCGGTCGGCGTGGGCGAAGGTCCGCTGGCGGCGACGCAGCTGCGCCAGAAGGCCGGACCGGCCGGAACGGTGACGCTGGAGCCGATCCTGCGGCCGGGCCACATGCTGCGGGTCGAGGCTGGCAAGGTGGTCGTTGCGCCGGCGGCGTCCGGCGACAGGGCCGCGGTCTTCAAGCGCGTGAAGGGCCTGGCCGGTAGGGGCGTGTCGTTCCAGGCGTCGGACGGCGGCTATCTGGGTCACCGCGACGGCGCGGTGGTGGTCGGGCCGGCGAGGGACGCCAGGGCGCGGGCTGCGGCGACGTTCGTGGTGAGCTAGAGACCCTCCCCCGAAGGGGGAGGTGGCCCGGAGGGCCGGAGGGGGAAGTCTCCGCTGCCGTTCAGAAGGTTGTTGGCCCAAAGGTCATCTGCCCCCTCCGTCGGCTTCGCCGACACCTCCCCCTTCGGGGAGAGGGTCTAATTACCCCGCCTTGTCGCCCGCCGGCTGTTCCTTCACCCCCAGCGCGTCGGCCAGCCGCATCTTGGCCGAGCCGGGCCGCAACGGTTTCTGCTGGCTGTCGTGCGGGGCCCAGCCGGTGGCGGTGACGATCTCGAAGGTGGCGGGCACGCGGCCGTCGGCCTCGGCGAAGCGCTCCTGGTAGATCTCCAGCGCCCGGAACAGCAGCTTGCGGGTCAGCGGCTTGCGCGAGCGGTCGAGCAGCACGCTGGTCTCGCCCATGCGGCGCAGATCCTGCAGCAGGGCGATGGGGTGGGCGTAGCGCACCTTCACGCGGTCGACGTCGGCCACCGGCAGGGTGAAGCCGGCGCGTTGCAGCAGGCCCGCGGCGTCCACCGTGTCGGCGAAGGGCGAGACGCGCATCGAGACGCCGCCGGCGATCTCGTCCTCGGCCGCCATCAGCGACTGGCGCAGTTCGGTCAGGGTGGCCCCGCCAAACAGCGCGCCGATAAAGAGGCCGTCGGGCTTGAGGGCGCGGCGGATCTGGATCAGGGCGCCGACCAGGTCGTTGGTCCAGTGCAGGGCCAGGGTCGAGACGACAAGGTCCAGCGTCTCGTCGCCGAACGGCAGGCGCTCCTCGTCGGCGACGACGGTGGCGCCGTCGCGTCTTGCCAGCATCCGGGCCGACAGGTCGGTGTCGATCAGGAGGCCGATCTTGGCGGCGGCGTCGCTCTCGGACAGCGCCTGGCGGAAAGCGCCGTCTCGGCTTCCGAGATCGACGGCGACCGGAAACTGCCGCAGGATCGCCTCCAGCCGCATGACCGCGTCACCGGCGGCGCGCGCCTTCAGGAAACCGGCCTGGCCGAAGTTGGGCGCGGCGCGATCGAGGCGAGCGCGGAGAAGATCGCGGTCGAAGAGGAGAGGCGAACTGGTCATGCGGGCGGAACATGGCGATTCCTTCTCCCGATGGAAACCCGGTCCACGCCTGATGGGCCTCGGAAGAGGGCTGCTGGACCTGATCCTGCCGCCCCGCGCCTTCGACGGCGAGCCGGCCCTGACGCCGGGGCTGTCGGCCGGCGCCTGGAGCCGCATCGTCTTTCTCGACGGCCCCGTGTGCGACGGCTGCGGCGCGCCCTTTCCCTTCGACCAGGGCGAGCCGCTGTGCGCGCTGTGCCAGGCCCAGCCGAGGGCCTTCGCCAGGGCGCGCGCCGCCTGCCTCTACGACGAACACTCGCGCGACCTGGTGCTGAAGCTCAAGCACGCCGACCGCACCGATCTTTCGGGCCTGTTCGCTCGCTGGATCTCGCGCGCCGCCCCGGACCTGCTGGACGAGGCCCAGGCGGTGGTTCCCGTGCCGATGCACCGCGCCAGGCTTCTGCGCCGCCGTTACAATCAGGCCGCCGAGATCGCCCGCCCTCTGGCCCGGGCGGCGGGGCGACCGTATCTGGCCGACGCCCTGGTCAGGAAACGCGACACCGCCAGCCAGGGCGGCAAGTCGGCCGACGGGCGTCGCCGCAACGTCGCCGCCGCCTTCGCCGTGCCCGACGCCAAGCGGCCGCTCATCGAGGGAAAGCGGGTTCTGCTGGTCGACGACGTGTTGACGACCGGAGCCACCGCAGAGGGATGCGCGCGGGCGCTGCTGGCGGCTGGAGCCTCGGCTGTCGACCTTACTGTCGTCGCGCGCGTTACAGAAATGCGAAGCCGTCCTATATGAGGGCGGGAATCCAACCCTTTGGAACCGAAATGGCCAAGGTCACCATCTACACCCGTCCCTTCTGCGGCTACTGCGCCCGCGCCCTGAAGCTGCTCAACGACAAGGGCGCCGACTTCGCCGAGATCGAAGCCGGCATGGACCCCAAGCTGCGCCAGGAAATGATGGAGCGCTCGGGTCGCAACACCTTCCCGCAGATCTTCGTCGGCGAGCAGCATATCGGCGGCTGCGACGACATGATGGCGCTGGAGCGCGAGGGCAAGCTGGACGCTCTGCTCGCCGCATGAGCCCGTCCGCGCCCCTGCGGGTCGGCCTGGTCCAGACCCGGACGCCCGCGACCCACGCCGCGGCGCTGGCCCACGTGGCGCCGCTGGTGCGCGAGGCGATCGCGCGGGGCGCCCGTTTCGTGCTAACGCCCGAGTGCACCAACGTGCTGCAGAAGGATCGCGACCGGCTGCTGCCGACGCTGACGGCCCTGGAGGACGATCCGGTGGTGAACGGCCTGCGCGAGATCGCGGCCGAGACCGGAACCTGGATCGACGTCGGCTCGGCCCTGGTGCGGCGCGAGGACGGAAAAGCCGCCAACCGCCAGGCCGTCATCGATCCGACCGGCGCGATCGTGTCCACCTATGACAAGCTGCACATGTTCGACGTGCAGCTGCCTACCGGTGAGACCGCGAAGGAATCGGCGACCTATACGCCCGGCGAACGGGCGGTGGTGGTCGACACGCCGCTGGCGGCCTTCGGCCTGACCATCTGCTACGACATGCGCTTTCCGGCCCTGCATCGGGCCCTGGCGCTGGCGGGCGCCAAGGTGATCACCGCCCCGGCGGCCTTCACCCGTCCGACGGGCGAGGCCCACTGGGAGGTGCTGCTGCGCGCCCGGGCCATCGAGACCGGCTCGTTCGTGATCGCCGCCGCCCAGGGCGGCTTCCACGAGGACGGGCGCGGCACCTGGGGTCGCTCGATCGCCGTCGGCCCGTGGGGCGAGGTGATCGGCAAGCTTGACCACGACGAGCCCGGCGTGCTGATCGCCGATCTCGACCTGGAGGCCGCCGACAAGGCCCGCGCGGCCATCCCGGTCCTGGCCAACGCCCGTGAATTCACGGGCCCCTGACCCCATATCAGGACCATGATCAAGTACGCGCTCGCCTGTGACCATGCGCACGAGTTCGAAGGCTGGTTCGGCTCGTCGGGCGACTATGACGACCAGGCCGCCCGGGGTCTGGTCGAGTGCCCCGTCTGCGGTTCGACGGGCGTGCGCAAGCAGATCATGGCCCCCGCCGTGGCCGGCACGAAGGCCCAGCGTTCGGCCCCCGAGCCCGACGCCCGCATGCGCGAGATGATGATGGCCGCCATGAGCGAGGTGCGCCGCGAGGTCGAGGACAACTTCGACTATGTCGGCGACCGCTTCGCCAAGGAGGCCCGCGACATCCACGAGGGCCGGTCCGAGGAGCGCGGCATCTATGGCGAGGCCTCGCCCAAGGAGGTCAAGAGCCTGCTGGAGGACGGCGTCAGGATCGCCGCCCTGCCGCCCGCGCCGCCGAAGAAGACGGACGTGAACTAGGCATCGCCGTTGCGCGCGCCGCGATCGCGGCTCAGCTTGAGCGCATGCGAGATTTCAGGCTGTGGTTGATTCTCCTGGCGGTCGCCGGCGCGCTCGGAGCGGCTGGGCCGTCAGCCGCGGCCCCGGACCCCAATGTGTTCTCGGCGTCGCACCAGCTGGGGTTCAGCGGCGCGGTGGTGACCGTGCGCGAGGATTATCGCGCGACGAAATGGCCGGTCTCGCGCCGCACCTTCGTGCTGCATGGGGCCAGCGGCCGGACCGTCTCGCTGGCCCTGGCCAATGGTGGTGCGAGCAACCTCAGCACGCTCAGCCTCTACGGCGACGGCGGCAGGTTCTTCCTGATCGGGGCGGTCGAGTGCGTGGAGTTCGATCCGGTCGCGGTCACCGCCGCGCGCTGCCGCAAGCGTCCGCCCTGCGCCGCCTTCGGGCGGGAAGGCGTGAGCTTCCTCGGGCGCTTCGACTGGGCGAACGGCTTTGATCCGCCCTATGGCCACTTCGGCCTCCGCTGGCGCTTCCTGCCGCAGGAGGACGCCTCGGAGACGTCCTTCTGCCCCGATCGCTAGCGCCTAGCCCAGCTTTTCCTTGAAGAACGCCAGGGTGCGGCCGTTGGCGGTTTCGGCGTCGGCCTTGTCGTAGTGATTGCCGCCTGGACGGGCGAAGGCGTGGTTGCGGCCCGGATAGACGTGAACCTCGACGTTCGGGCGGCCGGCCAGGGCCTCGACGATGGTCTTGCGCGCCTCGGGGCCGATGAACTCGTCCTCGCCGGCCAGGTGCATCAGCAGCGGGGCCTTCACGCCGTCGGCCTCGCCGACATAGCGCTCGGTGCCGCCGCCGTAATAGGCCACGGCCGCGTCGGGCGCGCCGCGGGCCGCGCCGAGGAAGGTCATCAGCCCGCCCAGGCAGTAGCCCGTCAGCCCGACCTTGCCGTTGCCGCCGGCGATCGTACGCGCCGCCTCGACGGTCTTGAGCACGTCGGCCGCGCCCTGGTCGAAGTCGTAGGCGCCGTAGATGTCGAGCGCCTTCTTCCAGTTGGCCTCGTCGTTCTCCGACATCGAGAGCCCCGGCTCGACGCGCCAGAACAGGTCGGGGCAGACGGCGATGAAGCCCTGCACGGCGTATTCGGCGGCGATCAGGCGGATGCCGGCGTTGACGCCGAAGATCTCCTGCACGACCACCACGACGGGCGCCGGACCGGGGGTGTCGGGGCGGACGACCAGGGCCTGAAAGCTTCCGTCGTCGGTCTGAATGGTCAGGCTCTCGGCCATGGTCGTGCTCCTCGCGGCTGCGTGGCCAGACCATGGTGCGGGGCGATCGTCGGGGCTTGAACGATACCGTCCCGCCCGCGCTGGCCGCATCGTTCAAAGGCGCAACGTTCAGACGGGCATGAAAAAGCCCGCCCCCGGAAAGGGGCGGGCCATCCGACCGTTCAGCGAGCCCGCTTAGCGGTAGCGGTACTCGTAGTGGCAGTTCTTCTTGGAGTTCTTCTTGGCGATCTGGTTGCCGGCCACCGCGCCGACCACGCCGCCGAGAATCGCGCCCTCGGTCTTGGCGCCGTTGCCGGCCACGGCCGCGCCGAGCGTGCCGCCGGTCAGACCGCCGATCACCGTGCCCTTGTTGCGCGACTTCTTGGTGCTCTTGCAGACGAGCACGCGTTCGCGGCGCTGCTGGGCCTCGGCGGCGGTGACGGCGAGCGTGGAGGCGGTGAAGGCGAGGCTCACCGCGACGATCAAGGTTTTCATCTGGACGCGCATGGCGACCTCCGTTTGAGAGCGTGTGTTCTATGTCCCTTGAGGGGATAACGCCGAAGCTCCGTGTCGGTTCTATGTCGGACGCCCGACGCGGAGATCGGCTTTCGCGTCAGCCTTCGAGGCGATAGCGGTTGTCGCTGTCGGGGCAGACGCGGACGTAGCGGGTCTCGTTGCGGCCCTGGTACTCGGTCTGGGCCGGGGCCAGGCGGCACTTGCGCTCGCTGTAGCGGTTCCATTCCGAATAGCCGCCGGCCCGGTCGCGGTACTCGGCGCTTTCGCGATAGGGCACGGTGTCCTCGTACGACCAGTACTGGCCGCGAGTGTCGCAGCGGGCCTTGGCGGCCGAGTTGCCGATCGCCGCGCCCACGCCGGCGCCGGCCAGGGCCCCGAGCACCGCGCCCTCGGTGCGGGCGTTGCGGGCGGCGACGTTGGAGCCGATCACCGCCCCGGCCAGGGCGCCGATCACGCCGCCGGCGGTGGCGTTGCGCTTGGCGTCGTCGCGGCAGGGGTCGTTATAGCCGCCCGACAGACCAGACCCGCCGGCATAGGCGGGAGGAGCCGGCGGACCATTGTCCCAGCGGCCGGCCTCGTTCGGATAGCGACGGTCGTAGGCGCCGCGGCCGTAGCGGCGGTCATAGTCGTCGCGGGCGCGCTGGTACTCGGCGCGGTCGGACTCCCACTGCTGGCGTTGGGTTTCGTAGTCGTCGGCGTAGCGGTTGTCCTGGCCGCTGGTGTCGAAGCGGCGGGCCTCGTCCGGATAGCGGCGGTCATAGGCGCCGCGGCCGTTGCGGGCGTCGTAGCGGTCGCGGGCCCGCTCGTAGGCGGCGCGGTCGGCCTCGAACTGGCGCTGTTCGCCGTAGTAGGCGTTGCTGGTCGGGTAGGCGGGCGTGCGCCAGCGGCGGGCCTCGTCCGGATAGCGCCGGTCGTAGGCGCCGGAGCCGTAGCGGCGGTCGTAGTCGCTGCGCGCGCGCTCGTAGGCCGCGCGATCGGCGTCGTACTGGGCCTGGCGGCTGTCGTAGTCGGCCCGGCGGGCCTCGTAGGACGAGCGCTGCTCCTCGTAGGTGCGCAGCTGCTGCTGGTAGCCGGCGTCCTGAGCCAGCGCGGGCGCGGCCGTGCTGATGGCGACGGCGCCGGCCATCAGCCAAGCCATGCGGCGGGAAGTCATGGGGAAGTCTCCGTTCCGACGAACGAGCTGGCGTCCCGCCCCACAAGACGCCGGCTCGGGTTCAAAGTCCCTGCGGCGGAATAAGCCTTGGCGAAGGCCAAGGTTCCCGAAAGGGCCGGATCAGTCGTTCAGCCAGGTGACGGCGAAGCGATCGCCGGTCCAAACCGCCACCGCCAGCGAGGCTTCCTCGGTTCCGAAGGCGAGGGCGGGGGCCTTCAGTTCGACCTGGCGCGGCTCGTCGGCGGCGCAGGGGGCGCCGACGTCCTTGGCGCAGGTGGTGGGGTAGGTCCCGGGCGGCTGGGCGGCGATGAAGAACCCGCTGGCGTCGGCCACCATGGTCACGGTCTGCGGCTTGCCGGGCGCCGCGCCGCGCTCGACCACCAGCACGTGAGCCCCGCCGCGCGGCTCCAGCCGCGCCTGGTCGGCCTTGCCGTCGCCGTCGAAATCGCCGGCCAGGGTCGGCAGGGCGGCGGCGAGGGCGAGCAGCAGGACGGACATGGGATGGCGCTCCGGACGTTACGACCTGAGGTTGGCGCGCGGCCGGCGAGGGTTCAAGCCTCTTTCAGGGCCGAGCGCAGGTCGGTGCGCGCGAAGTCGTCGCCCTTCTAGAGCAGGGCGCCGCCGCCGCGGGTCTTGGCGAGGGCGTAGGCGAAGCAATCGCCGAGGTTCAAGACGTTCCTGCCGAACCTGATCCTGGCCGCCAGCGCGATCTCGAACTGACGAGCGTCGACCGTGGCGATGCTGATCCCGAGATTGGCGAAGAGCGCATTTACGCGCTCTCGGCCATCTGGACCATCGAGGGCCTGGACGCGGACATGCACTTCCCAGGCGTTGATGGGAGAAATGACTGTCACGTCCGAGTTCGCCAGGATCTCGAAGTACGCTTCCCAATCCGGTTCTCGCAACAGAATGGCGACCAGGGCGGAAGCGTCGACGACGATCATCGTGGCAGGCCGTCCTTGTCGTAAAGGTCGGCGTCCGTGAGGGTTTCGCCAGCGTGCGGCAGGGCCCAGAAGGCTTCCAGCGTTTCCAGGGCAGCGGCTCGTCGCCCTGCCTTGTCGGCAACGCTTCCGGCTTCCGCGCCAAGCGTTGCGTCCCGCGCCCCATCCCGCGCTCCATCTCGCGCCAACGTCGCGAGCACCGCCGCGTCGATGGCCTCGGAGAGGCTGCCGCCGCGCTGCCGCGCCAGTTCGCGGACGTGCTCCACGACCTGGCTTTCGATCTCGATGGTCTCGAACTTGGTCATCGCGGCAGGAAACATACCGCGAACCTCGTTCGCCGTCACGCCGCCGGCTTGGTGACCGTCATCATGTAGTTGATGTCGACGTCGGTGGAGCGGCTCCAGCGGCCGGTGAGCGGATTGTAGGCCACGCCGAACGGTCCGTGCATCTCGACCGGCTCGCCGGCCAGGAAGGCGCGCAGCTCTTCGGGCTTGAGGAACTGCTTCCACTCGTGGGTGCCGGGCGGCACCCAGCGCAGCACGTACTCGGCGCCGATCTTGGCCAGGGCCAGGGCCTTGAACGTGCGGTTGAGGGTGGCGACGATCATCAGGCCGCCGGGCTTGAGCAACTGCGAGCAGGTGCGCAGGAAGGCGCCCGGATCGGCCACGTGTTCGATGACCTCCATGGTCAGCACCACGTCGAACGGCCCCGCGCCCTCGGCCAGCAGTTGCTCGGCGGTGGCGGGGCGATAGCCGATGGCGAGGCCCTGCTCGGCGGCGTGGGCCGCGGCGGTCTTGATGTTGTTTTCCGAGGCGTCGATGGCGGTGACGGAAAAGCCCAGGCGGGCCATCGGCTCGGAGAGCAGACCGCCGCCGCAGCCGATGTCGATCAGGGACAGGCCCTCGAAGGGAGCGCGGTCGTTGCCGTCGCGGTCGAAGCGCTCCAGCGCCTGCTCGCGGATGAAGGCCAGCCGGCAGGGATTGAACACGTGCAGCGGCGCGAACTTGCCCTTCGGGTCCCACCACTCGGCGGCGATGGCCGAGAACCGCGCCACGTCGG includes:
- a CDS encoding carbon-nitrogen hydrolase family protein codes for the protein MSPSAPLRVGLVQTRTPATHAAALAHVAPLVREAIARGARFVLTPECTNVLQKDRDRLLPTLTALEDDPVVNGLREIAAETGTWIDVGSALVRREDGKAANRQAVIDPTGAIVSTYDKLHMFDVQLPTGETAKESATYTPGERAVVVDTPLAAFGLTICYDMRFPALHRALALAGAKVITAPAAFTRPTGEAHWEVLLRARAIETGSFVIAAAQGGFHEDGRGTWGRSIAVGPWGEVIGKLDHDEPGVLIADLDLEAADKARAAIPVLANAREFTGP
- the ubiG gene encoding bifunctional 2-polyprenyl-6-hydroxyphenol methylase/3-demethylubiquinol 3-O-methyltransferase UbiG codes for the protein MTQSDANTPNWSIDPADVARFSAIAAEWWDPKGKFAPLHVFNPCRLAFIREQALERFDRDGNDRAPFEGLSLIDIGCGGGLLSEPMARLGFSVTAIDASENNIKTAAAHAAEQGLAIGYRPATAEQLLAEGAGPFDVVLTMEVIEHVADPGAFLRTCSQLLKPGGLMIVATLNRTFKALALAKIGAEYVLRWVPPGTHEWKQFLKPEELRAFLAGEPVEMHGPFGVAYNPLTGRWSRSTDVDINYMMTVTKPAA
- a CDS encoding glycine zipper 2TM domain-containing protein — protein: MRVQMKTLIVAVSLAFTASTLAVTAAEAQQRRERVLVCKSTKKSRNKGTVIGGLTGGTLGAAVAGNGAKTEGAILGGVVGAVAGNQIAKKNSKKNCHYEYRYR
- a CDS encoding DUF1178 family protein, encoding MIKYALACDHAHEFEGWFGSSGDYDDQAARGLVECPVCGSTGVRKQIMAPAVAGTKAQRSAPEPDARMREMMMAAMSEVRREVEDNFDYVGDRFAKEARDIHEGRSEERGIYGEASPKEVKSLLEDGVRIAALPPAPPKKTDVN
- a CDS encoding glycine zipper 2TM domain-containing protein; the encoded protein is MTSRRMAWLMAGAVAISTAAPALAQDAGYQQQLRTYEEQRSSYEARRADYDSRQAQYDADRAAYERARSDYDRRYGSGAYDRRYPDEARRWRTPAYPTSNAYYGEQRQFEADRAAYERARDRYDARNGRGAYDRRYPDEARRFDTSGQDNRYADDYETQRQQWESDRAEYQRARDDYDRRYGRGAYDRRYPNEAGRWDNGPPAPPAYAGGSGLSGGYNDPCRDDAKRNATAGGVIGALAGAVIGSNVAARNARTEGAVLGALAGAGVGAAIGNSAAKARCDTRGQYWSYEDTVPYRESAEYRDRAGGYSEWNRYSERKCRLAPAQTEYQGRNETRYVRVCPDSDNRYRLEG
- a CDS encoding dienelactone hydrolase family protein — translated: MAESLTIQTDDGSFQALVVRPDTPGPAPVVVVVQEIFGVNAGIRLIAAEYAVQGFIAVCPDLFWRVEPGLSMSENDEANWKKALDIYGAYDFDQGAADVLKTVEAARTIAGGNGKVGLTGYCLGGLMTFLGAARGAPDAAVAYYGGGTERYVGEADGVKAPLLMHLAGEDEFIGPEARKTIVEALAGRPNVEVHVYPGRNHAFARPGGNHYDKADAETANGRTLAFFKEKLG
- a CDS encoding type II toxin-antitoxin system VapB family antitoxin produces the protein MTKFETIEIESQVVEHVRELARQRGGSLSEAIDAAVLATLARDGARDGARDATLGAEAGSVADKAGRRAAALETLEAFWALPHAGETLTDADLYDKDGLPR
- a CDS encoding type II toxin-antitoxin system VapC family toxin; its protein translation is MIVVDASALVAILLREPDWEAYFEILANSDVTVISPINAWEVHVRVQALDGPDGRERVNALFANLGISIATVDARQFEIALAARIRFGRNVLNLGDCFAYALAKTRGGGALL